One region of Ammospiza caudacuta isolate bAmmCau1 chromosome 22, bAmmCau1.pri, whole genome shotgun sequence genomic DNA includes:
- the TMEM52 gene encoding transmembrane protein 52 produces the protein MSDWTSLWYVWLILLLVFLLLLCGVSVSCVRFCCRKKRIPVEPFPRHPCDLAVIGIDSDSTAHSTVTSYSSWQYPPSVQIPLVFVDMDKNTVSPPAYSLYAMDLPPSYDEAVQMGKQVARTNQKLDDIPEQVTPRGLNPSQSPPDTISRDPATQANSEDSEDATKEQPQV, from the exons ATGTCTGATTGGACAAGTCTGTGGTATGTCTG GCTGATCTTGCTGCTggtgttcctgctcctgctctgcgGGGTCTCAGTGAGCTGTGTCAGgttctgctgcaggaagaaaCGGATCCCAGTGGAGCCCTTCCCTCGGCACCCCTGCGACCTGGCCGTGATTGGCATTGACAGTGacagcactgcccacagcacagtCACCT catACAGCTCATGGCAGTACCCCCCAAGTGTCCAGATTCCCTTGGTATTTGTGGATATGGATAAGAACACTGTGTCCCCTCCAGCTTACAGCCTCTATGCCATGGACCTGCCACCTTCCTATGATGAAGCTGTTCAAATGGGAAAGCAAGTGGCACGGACAAACCAGAAACTTGATGACATCCCTGAACAGGTGACACCACGTGGGCTGAACCCCAGCCAGTCCCCACCTGACACAATCAGCAGAGATCCAGCAACACAGGCAAATTCAGAAGATTCAGAAGATGCCACGAAAGAACAGCCACAGGTCTGA